From Lucilia cuprina isolate Lc7/37 chromosome 4, ASM2204524v1, whole genome shotgun sequence:
CGTAACTAGTACTTGCTAAACATCCTAATAGCAATCCAAAGAGAGTAGGTAAAATTTCTCTTAGAGTTCTAGGTGTGTTGGTTACTACTACTTTCCACACGTGGAGAGCTGCTTGACGAACCATTAGTGATACGTCACTTCGGCCCATATACAAACCGGAAAGAACACGATTACGTCTCTCATTACCTAAGAATCTTATAATAGCAGCATGAGATTGCTCTGTACCAAAGTTGTCGTCTTCACTTGCAGTTTCGGTTGTCATTTTTCCGGAAACTCCAGATATACGATATAACAAGTCTCCTAACAATTGCACTGAACTAAAACGAATACGCCAATTGTCATCAAATAAACCCTTTTCTAATTCTGGTAATAAAAGTGCAACCGCTGTTTCTGCATAAAGATTTACAATACGCTGCCCAGCCTTTAAAGCAGTATCACGGACATATTCATTTTCATCTGCAAGTGCCTTTAGAATTGGATTGATTATTTGACCAATATAAGGAGTAAAATCTTGTGGAAATGCACTAGGCATATATATAAACATCATTATGTATCCATCTTTAACGTGAGGAGCAATGTCACTTCTTTCTGCAGTTGAAATTATATCGGGCATTAACTTGTGTAATTTTTCCACTCCAAGACCACCGACAACTTCCGATAGACCTTGAGCGGCACCACTTCTATCTACGCTACTGGATTCAGAAGTTAGAGTTTGCATCAACCATGGAAGTAAATCCTCAAATGAAGATTCTCCCATTCCTCTAACCATTGCTCCTAAAGCTCGAGCAGAGACTGCTCTAACTTCAGGGACTGGATCTAATAATGACATTTTTAGACCTGGAATAATATTAGGAAGATAAGGTGTAAGGTCTTTTTGATCTGTTAAAGAGTACATATTTCCAATAATTTGAGCAGCCATTTTTCTTGTTTCTGTAGATCGATCCATAAAGGCTCTTTGTACAACAGGCATTATTAATGCAAGGGAAGGTGCGTCAATGAAATGAACAAATTTGGTTTGCAAGAGACTTTGTAGACAAGTGGATGTATTTTTTGAAGGGTCTTCTAGAGCCTTTAACAAAACGGGGACAATGGCCTGAATTTCTGGATTTTTTATAACAGATCCTATTACTTTGAGCGCATCTGCCCCCGCTTCCTGTACTTTAGTATGAGAATCCCCTAATACTTCTATTAATTTGGGGACAATCGATGGTAAACAAGATGAAAGCTGTTTTGGAGCGCAATATGCCATTGCACCTAATAATTCAACTGATGCTGTTTTTGTACGCCAAGAATCTTCATCAAGTGCTTCTAGCAGTGAAGGTAATACTAGCTTAACACCATGCGCAGATAACTTTCCCATTACTACTTTAGCTGTATCGTCTGCTGCCTGACGAACATACTGAGAAGGATCACCAAAGCATTGCAATAAATGGGGAAGTACGTGTACTATATATGGTTCAAAAAGACGACCAAGAGTAGTGCAAAGAATTTCGAATGCAAACAACGCTCCTTCTctagatttataatttttcttttcctgAATGTATGTTGTTAGCTTTGACATAATATCAAATTGTTTTAACGATAAGATTCCCAAACCTTTTACAATACCTGCAATACCGTAGGCTGCACCTCTACGCTCGCCATACTTTTCAGACTTAACTAGTAATTGCAGAAGACGCTTTATCATTGCTGGGGCTTCTTCCTTTACTGATGGCATCAAATGTGGTAGACAATTTGCTACAGCTTCTTGAACTTGTTGAGATGGAGTAGAAAGAGCTGATAATAATCTTCTTACTATGGGCTCTATTCGTTTATCATCTTTCTCCAAGTGACGTGCTAAAGAACCCATTAAAATTACAACAGCTTGTCTTATATTATCATAACTTTGAGATTTTGGAGCTTTatccaaaaaatcttcaaaaacaggcaatAATGTTATTATAGTATCCTTGCCATGTAAATCAACAATCGTAAGAGCAGAAGCTAGCATCTCTTTATGTACAACTTCTTCGCGATCACCCAAACCAGCAGATACCATAAACTGCATAACATGATTCACATCATCTACTGAAAAGAAttgggaaatttttgatattgctaTAGCTATTCCTCTACGAGGTTTCCACTGATCAATTGCAGGTGCCATTTCACGACCAAACTCATCTAGTTTTGGTGGAATCATAGAAAGTTTTTCATTGTAAATAGtgagaagtttttttaaaattcgtttTGCACTTGAGCCATCATTAATTAACAATGGAACTAACGAAGATGCAGTGgctttttgtatacaaatttctGTATGTATTACATCACATAATAAATCATCAGCTATCGGATGATTAAGTTCAACATTTTTCCAAAGATCATCAGCAATATTCCTGTTAACATTGGAAATATCAAATTTTGCCACCCAAAGACGACGGGTAATAAGCATAGAAAAATGTGCATTGGTTTTACTTTCTGTACATATTATCTTTGATAAAATCGTTAGAACTCGTAATGCGACGTCTCGCATTATTTCTTGGCCATTTTCGAGagcattcaaaaatatattaatatcatCTTGTGTTGCTAAAGCACAAAAGTCTTCACCAGAACTACATTTTGCCACTTCCAGTAATGCAGCAACCGCCTGCGTCTGAACGCGTCCAGAATGAATACTAATAAGATCTATCAAGAATTTAAACATTTCCATTCTTGGTAAATATTTAGGATGTCTATAATCCCACAAGCCTCCATTAATGGAATCACCTCTTGTTTGAGCGTGCTGCTCGATTAGTTTTATTCCAATTGCCATTAATTCCTCATTAGATGAAACATATTTTGATATAAGTGCCCGTTTTAGAAATTCAAAGATGTATGTAAAAGCTGGAGAAGTCATTGTGCCATTGTGTTCAATAATAATTTCGTTCAAGTGTTGTAGAGTATCATGAACTAgaatatttaaatcatttttcatCCATTCTTTATTAAGATCGCATCTAGGCAACTGCATTCGAATTGTTGTAATAGCCAATTTAAACCCTAAATCTGATTCTTCAAaccaaatttttcttaattgatAATATAATTGAGACATTAGCTCAGCGGATAATGGCGACTTCATCGCTTCTAAAATAAGAGTTAGCAAAACTGGAAAATGTACGGAACATTGTTTTGAATTACCAATACAAGAGGACTCAATCATTTTAAttgcataatttaattttaaatttaaatctttgagtcgcatttttattaaaagctctTTCTCAGTCTgattttttattacttctttCTGCTTAGGTGTCAATTGAGGAGGTTTTAATTTTCCTTCTTTACGCCTTTTCTCTTCAATTTCTCTTCTAAGTTGAAGTTCTTCTATTTGTTCTTTATAACTGTAAACTTTATTTTCTCTCTTCAGTCCCGCTGTTGTATAAACGTCATTACTATTGGGTATTACACTTTTATCATATAACTCCCCTTCCGgagttaaaaatgtaaaatattcatCATCAGTAACGTTAATTAAGAGGGGATCACTTAAATACAATGTAACCTTTGAAATTAATAGTGGAATGAACTTGTCTGGACTTATATAAGATAAGGTTGCAATCGCATTCTCATAagttttgttaatttcaaaattatctaTTATGATATCCTTAATTTTTTCTGATTGCAATGAAATCAATTGGCAAATTTCTAAATGTAACTGTTCTTTCAGTATACTATTCCATAATTTTGGATTAGCAGACACTACCAATGGATGATGACATACGATTAACAACTGGAGTGCCAAATATTGGGCATCAACGCttgtaatgtttttaatatcACAGAGTAAGCGTATTGTTTCTTCAATTGATTTGGAAAGTAAGAACTGCTCATCTGTATCAAATTCAGCTTCCAATAACTTTAATTTCTTCCCAAGTTCCACGATGATGCTTTTAGAAAACATTATTCCGTTCTCTGATACAATTATTTCAGGTAACAAACTATTTACATAACTTCTCACTTTATCAGATGATGATGTTATTGCTTGTACAAATGCTTTAAATAATGTGTCCAAATTCCCTTTGATCGATTTAAAATGTTTCGTAAGAATTTGCTCTGCCATCAGGACTATGTAACACAAAGTATCTGTAGGAGCAGAGTTAATAAACCGTTCTGTAAAGAATATCGATTTGTTTATGTCGAGAACAATATTCCAGAAATTATTCAAGGTATCATTGTCTGCACCatcagtttttaataataaacaagtagCACA
This genomic window contains:
- the LOC111689765 gene encoding eIF-2-alpha kinase activator GCN1; its protein translation is MPQILPLVLELFSKSLNTEVHEKVICFALEMFSLWTKKHTDFSDKTVIDIFKKGVGLKTTTPNVRLSYLQWLLACFNKCSLENDINLTTMLLKIFEKALQNQSQIPLVSEAVCATCLLLKTDGADNDTLNNFWNIVLDINKSIFFTERFINSAPTDTLCYIVLMAEQILTKHFKSIKGNLDTLFKAFVQAITSSSDKVRSYVNSLLPEIIVSENGIMFSKSIIVELGKKLKLLEAEFDTDEQFLLSKSIEETIRLLCDIKNITSVDAQYLALQLLIVCHHPLVVSANPKLWNSILKEQLHLEICQLISLQSEKIKDIIIDNFEINKTYENAIATLSYISPDKFIPLLISKVTLYLSDPLLINVTDDEYFTFLTPEGELYDKSVIPNSNDVYTTAGLKRENKVYSYKEQIEELQLRREIEEKRRKEGKLKPPQLTPKQKEVIKNQTEKELLIKMRLKDLNLKLNYAIKMIESSCIGNSKQCSVHFPVLLTLILEAMKSPLSAELMSQLYYQLRKIWFEESDLGFKLAITTIRMQLPRCDLNKEWMKNDLNILVHDTLQHLNEIIIEHNGTMTSPAFTYIFEFLKRALISKYVSSNEELMAIGIKLIEQHAQTRGDSINGGLWDYRHPKYLPRMEMFKFLIDLISIHSGRVQTQAVAALLEVAKCSSGEDFCALATQDDINIFLNALENGQEIMRDVALRVLTILSKIICTESKTNAHFSMLITRRLWVAKFDISNVNRNIADDLWKNVELNHPIADDLLCDVIHTEICIQKATASSLVPLLINDGSSAKRILKKLLTIYNEKLSMIPPKLDEFGREMAPAIDQWKPRRGIAIAISKISQFFSVDDVNHVMQFMVSAGLGDREEVVHKEMLASALTIVDLHGKDTIITLLPVFEDFLDKAPKSQSYDNIRQAVVILMGSLARHLEKDDKRIEPIVRRLLSALSTPSQQVQEAVANCLPHLMPSVKEEAPAMIKRLLQLLVKSEKYGERRGAAYGIAGIVKGLGILSLKQFDIMSKLTTYIQEKKNYKSREGALFAFEILCTTLGRLFEPYIVHVLPHLLQCFGDPSQYVRQAADDTAKVVMGKLSAHGVKLVLPSLLEALDEDSWRTKTASVELLGAMAYCAPKQLSSCLPSIVPKLIEVLGDSHTKVQEAGADALKVIGSVIKNPEIQAIVPVLLKALEDPSKNTSTCLQSLLQTKFVHFIDAPSLALIMPVVQRAFMDRSTETRKMAAQIIGNMYSLTDQKDLTPYLPNIIPGLKMSLLDPVPEVRAVSARALGAMVRGMGESSFEDLLPWLMQTLTSESSSVDRSGAAQGLSEVVGGLGVEKLHKLMPDIISTAERSDIAPHVKDGYIMMFIYMPSAFPQDFTPYIGQIINPILKALADENEYVRDTALKAGQRIVNLYAETAVALLLPELEKGLFDDNWRIRFSSVQLLGDLLYRISGVSGKMTTETASEDDNFGTEQSHAAIIRFLGNERRNRVLSGLYMGRSDVSLMVRQAALHVWKVVVTNTPRTLREILPTLFGLLLGCLASTSYDKRQVAARTLGDLVRKLGERVLPEIIPILERGLNSEQADQRQGVCIGLSEIMASTSKEMVLSFVNSLVPTVRKALSDPLPEVREAAAKTFESLHSTVGSRALDDILPPMLEGLSDPDAEVAENTLDGLRQVMTIKSRVVLPYLVPQLTAPPVNTKALSILVSVAGEALTKYLPKILFALLQALSDAQGTANESQELEYCQAVILSVSDEAGIRTIMDTLMACAKSENLSTRKSSASLLSAFCMHTPGDYSQYVPQLLRSLLRLMAETDREILQRSWDSLNAVIKGLDSSQQIAHVSDVRQAVRFAASDSKELELPGFCLPKGIAPLLPVFREAILNGLPEEKENAAQGLGEIISITNAQSLQPSVVHITGPLIRILGDRFNAGVKAAVLETLAILLHKVGVMLKQFLPQLQTTFLKALHDQNRLVRMKAGHALSELVIIHTRADPLFNEIHNSIKSGDDSAIRETMLQALRSVITPAGDKMSDPIKKQICGTLIGLIGHQEDVTRSAAGGCLGALLKYLTSEQVDDILRNYILLEDNDDSHIKHGRTIVLFVALKESVEIVLNNENEEIILKTLISYISSDKIQIASNGIRGATYLIEYWMTTNKTASPQIVNAFTRAMNHNSNEIKQLVAKSCNHIAKVLNANQISPELLRYLIPMLVNGTKEKNGYVKSNSEIALISILRLRDNEQNFNDVCQILDAGARDSLCEVVSKVLRKAAIQPAGKDEELDDTLLIY